One genomic segment of Amycolatopsis sp. Hca4 includes these proteins:
- a CDS encoding wax ester/triacylglycerol synthase family O-acyltransferase, with amino-acid sequence MPDRLSALDASFLYVEDHATPMHVGGVAIFERPRSGFGYAQLVDLIGGRLAYLPRYRQRVLEVPGHLARPVWVDDVDFDLNYHVRRSALPQPGSDEQLFDLVARLMSRRLAPERPLWEAYFIEGLAGDRVALVTKTHQSVVDGVGTIDLGQIVLDPVPAAPEPFEDIWTPRREPSRTQLVLDAISEGVQRPGEVVENVRSAANDAVAVAGKFAETVGGVASTLRTLVSPAPPGPLNVRVSGGRVFSVVRTRLEDFRKIRAAHGGTVNDVVLAAITGALREWLLSREVQLTPNTTIRALVPLAVRDAETAEFSTPALVGNQVAAYLVDLPVGEPNPVLRLQHIGHAMAEHLDSGRSVAARGLLKVGGFAPATLHSLGARAAGSLSGRIFNVMVTNSPGPQVPMYAGEARLVEMFPVMPLMRTQALAIGVTSYHGGVYFGLNGDRKAAFDVDLVAGMIEESLEELKGAHW; translated from the coding sequence ATGCCCGACCGTCTCTCCGCACTGGACGCCTCGTTCCTCTACGTCGAGGACCACGCGACCCCGATGCACGTCGGCGGCGTGGCGATCTTCGAGCGGCCGCGGTCCGGCTTCGGCTACGCGCAGCTGGTCGACCTCATCGGCGGGCGGCTGGCGTACCTGCCGCGGTACCGCCAGCGCGTGCTCGAGGTGCCGGGGCACCTGGCGCGCCCGGTGTGGGTGGACGACGTCGACTTCGACCTCAACTACCACGTCCGGCGCTCGGCACTGCCCCAGCCGGGCAGCGACGAGCAGCTGTTCGACCTGGTCGCCCGCCTGATGTCGCGGCGGCTGGCGCCGGAGCGGCCGCTCTGGGAGGCGTACTTCATCGAGGGGCTGGCGGGCGACCGGGTGGCGCTCGTCACGAAGACCCACCAGTCCGTTGTGGACGGTGTCGGGACGATCGACCTCGGCCAGATCGTCCTCGACCCGGTGCCGGCCGCGCCGGAGCCGTTCGAGGACATCTGGACGCCGCGCCGCGAACCGAGCCGCACCCAGCTGGTGCTGGACGCGATCAGCGAGGGCGTCCAGCGGCCGGGCGAGGTGGTGGAGAACGTCCGCTCGGCGGCGAACGACGCGGTCGCGGTGGCGGGCAAGTTCGCCGAAACCGTCGGCGGCGTGGCGTCGACGTTGCGCACGCTGGTGAGCCCGGCGCCCCCGGGGCCGCTGAACGTCCGGGTGTCGGGCGGCCGCGTGTTCTCGGTGGTGCGCACGCGGCTGGAGGACTTCCGCAAGATCCGCGCGGCGCACGGCGGCACGGTCAACGATGTCGTCCTCGCGGCGATCACGGGTGCGCTGCGCGAATGGCTGCTTTCGCGCGAGGTCCAGCTGACGCCGAACACGACGATCCGCGCGCTGGTGCCCCTGGCGGTCCGCGACGCCGAAACGGCCGAGTTTTCGACACCGGCCCTGGTCGGCAACCAGGTGGCGGCGTACCTGGTGGACCTGCCGGTCGGCGAGCCGAACCCGGTCCTGCGGCTCCAGCACATCGGCCACGCGATGGCCGAGCACCTCGACTCGGGCCGTTCGGTGGCGGCGCGCGGGCTGCTCAAGGTGGGCGGTTTCGCTCCGGCTACGCTCCACTCCCTCGGCGCGCGAGCGGCGGGCTCGCTGTCCGGGCGCATCTTCAACGTCATGGTGACCAATTCACCGGGCCCCCAGGTGCCGATGTACGCGGGAGAGGCCAGACTGGTCGAGATGTTCCCGGTGATGCCGCTGATGCGCACCCAGGCGCTGGCGATCGGGGTGACGTCCTACCACGGCGGCGTCTACTTCGGACTGAACGGCGACCGCAAGGCCGCGTTCGACGTCGACCTGGTGGCCGGGATGATCGAAGAGTCCTTGGAAGAGCTGAAGGGTGCGCACTGGTGA
- a CDS encoding helix-turn-helix domain-containing protein encodes MVEERVAYSALVGAGVGSREAARRVGVNYRTAKQWRAAAAAASAAVAAAPRVVSPRFLSLAERVVIADRVREPGVSLRAIAAELGRPVSTITRELARNQHPDCTYQPHTAHERATARRARPKVGKLAADPVLRRSCRMGWMSGGAPQPHTRPDQLRPRMATPMVAELNDRSRMTLDWDSPAERMTQSLNTHNQQQCCNDR; translated from the coding sequence TTGGTCGAGGAGCGGGTCGCCTACTCTGCGCTGGTGGGTGCAGGGGTTGGCAGTCGGGAAGCTGCTCGGCGGGTCGGGGTCAACTATCGGACGGCGAAACAGTGGCGCGCCGCAGCCGCGGCCGCTTCTGCGGCAGTGGCTGCGGCGCCGCGGGTGGTGTCGCCGCGGTTTCTGAGCCTGGCCGAGCGGGTCGTGATCGCTGACCGGGTCCGCGAGCCCGGGGTGTCGCTGCGGGCGATCGCGGCCGAGCTGGGCCGGCCGGTGTCGACGATCACCCGGGAGCTGGCCCGCAACCAGCACCCCGACTGCACCTACCAGCCGCACACGGCGCATGAGCGGGCCACGGCCCGGCGGGCCCGGCCGAAGGTCGGCAAGCTGGCCGCGGATCCGGTGTTGCGGCGGTCGTGCAGGATGGGCTGGATGTCCGGTGGAGCCCCGCAGCCGCATACCCGTCCGGATCAACTCAGGCCGCGGATGGCCACCCCGATGGTGGCCGAACTCAACGACCGGTCCCGGATGACCCTCGACTGGGACAGCCCCGCCGAACGCATGACACAGTCACTCAACACCCACAACCAGCAGCAGTGTTGCAACGACCGCTAG
- the rsgA gene encoding ribosome small subunit-dependent GTPase A: protein MARNDWSKLDESDVRVRPGKGSRPRSKRRPEHADAVTAMVIGKDRGRWTCAIDADPARVVTAMRAREMGRTPVVVGDRVGIVGDVSGKPDTLARIVRVDERTSSLLRTADDTDPYERLVVANAERLLIVTALADPPPRTGFIDRCLVACYAGGVEPVLCLTKADLASPDELLAGYAGLDVPAIVTRFDEEPEGLAEMLKDRVTALVGHSGVGKSTLVNRLVPDAELATGVVSAVGKGRHTSVAAVALPLPDGGWVIDTPGVRSFGLAHVTADDIVDAFEEFAEAAEECPSGCGHLGPPEDPDCALDDVVTEGKASPERLASLRRLLASRGGHEVTRTTEP from the coding sequence TTGGCGCGCAACGACTGGAGCAAGCTGGACGAGTCCGACGTCCGCGTGCGTCCGGGCAAGGGCAGCCGGCCCCGCAGCAAGCGCCGCCCCGAGCACGCCGACGCCGTCACGGCCATGGTCATCGGCAAGGACCGCGGCCGCTGGACCTGCGCGATCGACGCCGATCCGGCCCGGGTGGTCACCGCGATGCGGGCCCGCGAGATGGGCCGCACCCCGGTGGTCGTCGGCGACCGCGTCGGCATCGTCGGGGACGTCTCCGGCAAGCCGGACACGCTCGCCCGGATCGTCCGGGTCGACGAGCGCACCAGCTCGCTGCTGCGCACGGCCGACGACACGGACCCCTACGAGCGGCTGGTCGTCGCGAACGCCGAGCGCCTGCTGATCGTCACCGCGCTGGCCGACCCGCCGCCGCGCACCGGGTTCATCGACCGCTGCCTGGTCGCCTGCTACGCGGGTGGCGTCGAGCCGGTCCTCTGCCTGACGAAGGCCGACCTGGCCAGCCCGGACGAGCTCCTGGCCGGCTACGCGGGCCTGGACGTCCCGGCCATCGTCACCCGCTTCGACGAGGAGCCCGAAGGTCTCGCGGAGATGCTGAAGGACCGGGTGACGGCGCTGGTCGGCCACTCCGGTGTCGGCAAGTCGACATTGGTCAACCGCCTGGTGCCGGACGCCGAGCTGGCCACCGGCGTGGTGAGCGCGGTCGGCAAGGGGCGGCACACCTCCGTCGCGGCCGTGGCGCTGCCCCTGCCGGACGGCGGCTGGGTGATCGACACGCCGGGCGTGCGGTCGTTCGGGCTGGCCCACGTCACCGCGGACGACATCGTCGACGCCTTCGAGGAGTTCGCGGAGGCGGCCGAGGAGTGCCCGTCGGGCTGCGGCCACCTCGGCCCGCCCGAGGACCCGGACTGCGCGCTCGACGACGTCGTGACCGAGGGGAAGGCGAGCCCCGAACGGCTCGCTTCGCTGCGGCGCCTGCTGGCCTCGCGCGGCGGCCACGAAGTGACGCGCACCACCGAGCCGTGA